From Pseudomonadota bacterium, a single genomic window includes:
- a CDS encoding DUF692 domain-containing protein, with product MLPISEKRFPALGFGLGLRKEHYEAVLAGQPPLGWFEIVSENYMVAGGKPLDHLERIRADYPIVMHGVSLSIGGTDPLDVGYLKQLKTLADRIEPAWISDHLCWTGVKPVNLHDLMPLPYTAEAMHHVAGRVRRVQEYLGRRILLENVSSYLDYRASEMPEWEFLAALAEESDCLLLLDINNVYVSACNHAFDAYTYIEHLPLTRVQQFHLAGHRDHGAYRIDTHDEPIIDPVWDLYARAITLFGKVSTMIERDDKIPPFEDLLAELAQAERIATQTLPPHDSSEFVKKSTALGI from the coding sequence ATGCTCCCCATTTCGGAAAAGCGATTTCCGGCACTCGGTTTTGGCCTCGGTCTCCGCAAGGAGCATTACGAAGCCGTCCTCGCCGGCCAGCCACCGCTCGGGTGGTTCGAAATAGTCTCTGAAAACTATATGGTAGCCGGCGGCAAGCCCCTCGATCACCTCGAACGCATCCGCGCCGATTATCCGATCGTGATGCACGGCGTCTCGCTTTCCATCGGCGGGACGGATCCGCTCGATGTGGGCTACCTCAAACAACTCAAGACCTTGGCCGATCGCATCGAGCCCGCCTGGATTTCCGATCATCTGTGCTGGACCGGTGTGAAACCCGTTAACCTGCACGATTTAATGCCCTTGCCTTACACCGCCGAAGCTATGCATCATGTCGCCGGGCGCGTGCGCCGGGTTCAAGAGTACCTGGGACGGCGGATCCTGTTGGAAAACGTGTCGAGCTACCTCGACTACCGCGCCTCGGAAATGCCGGAATGGGAATTTCTTGCAGCCCTCGCCGAGGAATCCGATTGCCTGCTCCTGCTCGACATCAACAACGTGTACGTCAGCGCTTGCAACCATGCATTCGATGCGTACACGTACATCGAACACCTGCCACTCACCCGGGTGCAGCAATTTCATCTCGCCGGTCACCGTGATCATGGAGCCTACCGCATCGATACTCACGACGAGCCCATAATCGATCCCGTGTGGGACCTTTATGCCAGGGCGATTACGCTTTTTGGCAAGGTGTCTACCATGATCGAGCGCGATGATAAAATTCCCCCGTTCGAGGACTTGCTTGCGGAGCTGGCGCAGGCTGAACGGATCGCCACGCAGACCCTCCCGCCGCACGATTCCTCGGAGTTTGTGAAAAAATCTACTGCGCTCGGGATCTAG
- a CDS encoding sodium:calcium antiporter, translating to MIYVELVGMLLVILLAAGIFTNALEHLGEKLKISEGVTGSLFAAVGTAMPESMVPILAIFAGTEDTDVNEEIGVGAIIGAPLMLSTLSLCLMGWSVVRQRGFKGGLTPEKTGLARDLNFFLLAFGIAAGALFIPREPHYFVTLKVFLGLILVLVYFVYVMLTLRVSAQLVMDGHGTQAHTDMYLCRLGLPDHMLVMLFQIAMGLGLLVAGAEGFIHNVDHVAREIGVSALLLSLLIIPIATELPEKVNSILWIRRNKDTLAFGNITGAMVFQGTILPAIGILLTPWDLRLEVFTGMLVTVVAALWLRLAVRVGKLYVWQLAIINGSLYAAYLIAVLGQRS from the coding sequence ATGATATACGTGGAACTAGTGGGCATGCTGTTGGTTATTCTCCTGGCAGCCGGGATTTTCACCAATGCGTTGGAACATCTGGGTGAAAAACTGAAAATCTCCGAAGGAGTCACGGGCTCGCTGTTTGCCGCTGTCGGCACCGCCATGCCGGAGAGCATGGTCCCCATTCTCGCTATCTTTGCCGGGACTGAAGATACGGACGTCAACGAAGAGATAGGAGTCGGGGCGATCATCGGCGCACCGCTGATGCTCTCCACACTGTCCTTATGCCTGATGGGCTGGTCGGTCGTCCGGCAGCGCGGGTTTAAAGGGGGGCTCACGCCCGAAAAAACCGGGCTCGCACGGGACTTAAATTTCTTTTTGCTGGCCTTCGGCATCGCTGCGGGGGCGCTTTTTATCCCCCGGGAACCCCACTATTTCGTCACTTTGAAGGTTTTTCTGGGCCTGATCCTGGTGCTCGTTTATTTCGTCTATGTCATGTTGACGCTACGGGTGTCGGCGCAATTGGTTATGGATGGCCACGGTACGCAGGCGCATACGGACATGTATCTGTGCCGGCTCGGGTTGCCCGACCACATGCTGGTCATGTTATTTCAGATCGCTATGGGGCTCGGGTTATTGGTCGCCGGCGCGGAAGGGTTTATTCATAATGTAGATCACGTGGCGCGCGAGATCGGCGTTTCAGCGCTGCTGCTGTCGCTTTTGATCATCCCGATCGCGACCGAGCTTCCCGAGAAGGTGAACAGCATTCTCTGGATCCGCCGCAACAAAGACACACTGGCGTTCGGAAACATCACGGGCGCAATGGTGTTTCAGGGTACGATTCTTCCGGCCATCGGTATCCTGTTGACACCCTGGGATTTGCGCCTGGAGGTATTCACGGGGATGCTCGTCACCGTCGTCGCGGCCCTATGGCTGAGGCTGGCAGTCCGGGTGGGGAAGCTCTACGTCTGGCAGCTCGCCATTATTAACGGTAGCCTCTACGCTGCTTATCTCATCGCGGTTTTGGGGCAGCGTTCCTAA
- a CDS encoding carbon starvation protein A produces MTQKKNRDRTPSARVILQACLWLGVSILGASAVGAIALHRGETINGLWFIVAALCIYALGYRFYSAFIAAQVLALDGTRATPAERLNDGRDFVPTHKWIVFGHHFAAIAGPGPLIGPTLAAQFGYLPGTLWILVGAVLGGCVQDFVILLFSTRRDGRSLGQMARDELGPVGGAVALAGVMAIMIILIAVLGLVVVNAMKHSPWATSTVAATIPIALVMGAYMRGIRPGRVLEGTCLGVILLVLAVLGGGWIDAQPWLRAWFDYDAPSLALMVIAYGFAASVLPVWLLLAPRDYLSTFMKIGTIAALAVAIVVLQPEVKMPALTQFIDGTGPIFGGKLFPFVFITIACGAISGFHSLVASGTTPKLLTNERDVRFIGYGAMMMESFVGIMAMVAATVLEPGVYFAINSPAGVVGAEAAEAVAKITSWGFPVTVEQMESLAAAMGEATLFARTGGAPSLAVGMASIFSSAFGGGLLAVWYHFAIMFEALFILTTLDAGTRVARFMLQDLLGNLIPALGRTSWYPSVCLASALVVGGWGYFLYIGTIDPLGGINSLWPLFGISNQMLAAIALCVATTILVKSGRARYAWVTALPLAWLVTVTSAAAWEKLFSPEPRVGFLAHARELGERLSRGLLAPDKAEQAPQLIFNDQLDAALTVLFLVTTWVLVIETLRVCHAVLTGRRHPPLTETPHLPRCVVEDWVRD; encoded by the coding sequence ATGACCCAGAAAAAGAATCGCGACCGTACACCATCCGCGCGTGTGATATTGCAGGCATGCCTGTGGCTGGGAGTTTCCATACTCGGGGCGAGCGCGGTGGGCGCCATCGCGCTGCATCGAGGAGAAACCATCAACGGCCTTTGGTTTATCGTCGCCGCACTATGCATTTACGCATTAGGCTACCGCTTTTACAGCGCCTTTATCGCCGCCCAGGTGCTGGCTTTGGATGGCACTCGTGCTACTCCGGCTGAACGGCTTAACGATGGCCGCGACTTTGTCCCCACACATAAATGGATCGTTTTCGGGCACCACTTTGCGGCCATCGCGGGTCCGGGCCCCCTCATCGGGCCGACTCTAGCGGCCCAGTTCGGTTACCTGCCCGGTACCTTATGGATTTTGGTGGGAGCGGTGCTCGGGGGCTGCGTACAGGATTTCGTGATCTTGCTTTTCTCCACCCGGCGCGACGGGCGCTCGCTCGGACAGATGGCGCGCGATGAGCTTGGACCGGTTGGCGGAGCGGTGGCGCTCGCGGGAGTCATGGCCATCATGATTATTCTCATCGCCGTGCTCGGGCTGGTCGTCGTCAATGCGATGAAACATAGCCCGTGGGCCACCAGCACCGTCGCCGCGACGATCCCGATTGCCTTGGTGATGGGCGCTTATATGCGCGGGATCCGGCCCGGACGCGTGCTCGAAGGGACCTGCCTCGGTGTGATCTTGCTGGTGCTAGCGGTCCTGGGCGGAGGCTGGATCGACGCACAGCCCTGGCTACGCGCTTGGTTCGATTACGACGCTCCGAGCCTGGCACTCATGGTCATTGCTTACGGCTTTGCGGCCTCGGTTCTTCCGGTCTGGCTGTTGCTCGCGCCGCGCGATTACTTATCGACGTTTATGAAGATCGGAACCATCGCGGCGCTGGCCGTGGCGATCGTGGTGCTCCAGCCCGAGGTCAAGATGCCTGCGCTCACGCAATTTATCGATGGCACGGGCCCCATCTTCGGTGGCAAGCTGTTCCCTTTTGTCTTTATCACGATCGCCTGCGGCGCCATCTCGGGGTTTCACTCACTTGTCGCCTCGGGGACCACGCCGAAGCTCCTCACCAACGAGCGGGATGTGCGTTTCATCGGCTACGGCGCGATGATGATGGAATCGTTCGTCGGGATCATGGCGATGGTGGCGGCCACCGTATTGGAGCCCGGGGTGTATTTCGCCATCAATAGCCCGGCGGGTGTCGTCGGGGCGGAGGCGGCCGAAGCCGTGGCCAAGATCACGAGCTGGGGTTTTCCCGTGACGGTGGAACAAATGGAATCGCTGGCGGCGGCGATGGGGGAAGCGACGCTGTTCGCGCGCACCGGCGGCGCCCCGTCCTTGGCCGTAGGCATGGCCAGCATTTTTTCCAGCGCCTTCGGTGGCGGTCTTCTGGCCGTGTGGTATCACTTCGCGATCATGTTTGAAGCGCTATTTATCTTGACCACCTTGGACGCGGGTACCCGTGTCGCGCGCTTCATGCTCCAAGACCTCCTGGGGAACCTCATTCCGGCCTTAGGGCGGACCAGTTGGTATCCGAGTGTCTGTCTGGCGAGCGCGCTCGTGGTCGGCGGCTGGGGCTATTTCCTGTATATCGGCACGATTGACCCCCTCGGGGGCATCAATAGTCTCTGGCCGCTCTTCGGGATCTCGAATCAAATGCTGGCCGCGATCGCGCTTTGCGTCGCGACTACTATCTTGGTTAAGTCCGGACGGGCGCGGTACGCGTGGGTGACCGCGCTGCCTCTCGCATGGCTGGTCACCGTGACAAGCGCCGCGGCTTGGGAAAAGCTTTTCAGCCCCGAGCCGCGGGTCGGGTTCCTCGCGCATGCGCGCGAGCTCGGTGAGCGATTGAGCCGCGGCTTGCTAGCCCCCGACAAAGCAGAGCAGGCGCCGCAGCTTATCTTCAATGACCAACTGGACGCCGCCTTGACGGTGTTGTTCCTCGTCACCACCTGGGTGCTGGTGATCGAGACCTTGCGGGTCTGTCATGCGGTATTGACCGGGCGCCGGCACCCGCCGCTGACGGAGACACCGCACCTCCCACGGTGCGTGGTCGAAGACTGGGTGCGAGACTGA
- a CDS encoding cytochrome ubiquinol oxidase subunit I, translated as MSLDPVILSRIQFAFVVAFHFLLPAFTIGLASYIAVLEGLLLATKKQIYLRISTFWIRIFAVAFGMGVVSGIVLPYQLGANWSRYSDATANIVGPLMAYEALMAFFLEAGFLGVLLFGRKLVPQWAHFFSALMVAIGTLLSAFWILAANSWMQTPAGFEIIDGRFVPTDWLAVIFNPSFPYRFLHTVTAVYLTTAFTVIGVAAWYLRHGRFLEEAKVMIAMGVILASMLVPAQALLGDLHGLNTLEHQPQKTAAIESLWETRAGAPAVLFALPDETAERNRAELSIPKLGSLYLTHSWDGVVRGLKDFLPADRPPVVPVFFGFRVMVGMWAIMFALTAWAWWLAWRRRLFASPAFLRATTWAIPAGYVAVTAGWITTEVGRQPYVVYGHLRTADAVTPTLTGGEVLASLLTYIAVYIVVFGAGLNYFVRLVRQGLPEPPERQELRPEQRPARPLSAASE; from the coding sequence ATGAGTTTAGATCCCGTTATTCTTTCGCGCATCCAATTCGCCTTCGTCGTCGCCTTTCACTTTCTGCTGCCGGCGTTCACGATCGGGTTAGCGTCCTACATCGCGGTCCTGGAAGGGCTGCTCCTGGCGACCAAGAAGCAGATCTATCTCCGGATCTCGACCTTTTGGATTCGGATCTTTGCCGTGGCGTTCGGCATGGGGGTGGTATCGGGGATCGTCTTGCCCTACCAGCTCGGCGCCAACTGGAGCCGCTACTCCGACGCCACCGCGAACATCGTCGGCCCGCTCATGGCCTACGAGGCCCTGATGGCGTTCTTCCTCGAGGCCGGGTTCCTCGGTGTGCTGCTCTTCGGGCGGAAGCTCGTCCCGCAGTGGGCGCACTTCTTCTCCGCGCTGATGGTCGCGATCGGGACGCTCCTCAGCGCCTTCTGGATCCTGGCGGCGAACAGTTGGATGCAGACGCCCGCCGGCTTCGAGATCATCGACGGACGGTTCGTCCCGACCGATTGGCTGGCGGTCATCTTCAACCCGTCGTTCCCGTACCGGTTCCTGCACACCGTGACCGCCGTCTATCTCACGACCGCGTTCACGGTGATCGGGGTCGCGGCCTGGTATCTGCGGCACGGCCGCTTCCTCGAGGAGGCGAAGGTTATGATCGCGATGGGCGTGATCCTCGCCTCAATGCTGGTGCCCGCGCAGGCGTTGCTCGGCGATCTGCACGGGTTGAATACGCTCGAGCATCAGCCGCAGAAAACGGCGGCAATAGAGAGCCTGTGGGAGACGCGCGCGGGAGCGCCGGCGGTGCTGTTTGCGCTTCCCGATGAAACTGCCGAGAGGAACCGCGCCGAGCTGTCGATCCCGAAGCTCGGGAGCCTCTATCTTACCCACAGTTGGGACGGCGTGGTTCGCGGGCTCAAGGACTTTCTGCCTGCGGACCGCCCGCCGGTGGTGCCGGTGTTCTTCGGCTTCCGGGTGATGGTCGGCATGTGGGCAATCATGTTCGCGCTCACGGCCTGGGCGTGGTGGCTCGCCTGGCGCAGGCGGCTCTTCGCCAGCCCGGCGTTCCTGCGCGCAACCACCTGGGCGATCCCGGCCGGCTATGTCGCCGTGACTGCCGGCTGGATCACGACCGAGGTCGGCCGGCAGCCCTACGTGGTCTACGGACACCTGCGCACCGCGGACGCGGTGACACCGACGCTCACGGGCGGCGAAGTCCTGGCGTCGCTCCTCACCTACATTGCGGTGTACATCGTCGTCTTCGGCGCCGGCCTTAACTACTTCGTGCGGCTGGTGCGGCAAGGTCTCCCGGAACCGCCCGAGAGGCAGGAGCTGCGGCCCGAACAACGCCCCGCCCGGCCGCTGTCGGCGGCGTCTGAGTGA
- the cydB gene encoding cytochrome d ubiquinol oxidase subunit II, with protein MALDLVPIWTVILAFGVFMYVLLDGFDLGVGILFPFAPGDRARDLMMASVAPIWDGNETWLVLGGLALFAAFPLAFAIIFPALYFPLLAMVLGLVFRGVAFELRPGTRMITKRWDHAFFWGSLIATFAQGCVLGKFVLGFAVSGRQYAGTSWDWVHPFVLAVGVGLVFGYLLLGATWLVMKTEGTLQDWARTKARVGLFGTLAFIGMVSLWTPFLDTRIAARWFSWPNLAFFAPVPIATAAIAWWLWRSLARGRDAAPFLAAMGLFAMCYLGLAISLFPYIVPPAITLWDAAAAPQSQAFLLIGTLFLLPIILMYTGWSYWVFRGKVKTEMRHEH; from the coding sequence ATGGCCCTCGATCTCGTGCCCATCTGGACTGTCATCCTCGCCTTCGGGGTGTTCATGTATGTACTGCTCGACGGCTTCGATCTCGGCGTCGGGATCCTCTTCCCCTTCGCGCCCGGCGATCGCGCGCGCGATCTGATGATGGCCTCGGTGGCGCCCATTTGGGACGGAAACGAAACCTGGCTCGTGCTCGGAGGATTGGCGCTGTTCGCGGCATTCCCGCTCGCCTTCGCGATCATCTTCCCGGCGCTCTACTTCCCGCTCCTCGCGATGGTGCTGGGCCTCGTCTTCCGCGGCGTCGCCTTCGAGCTCCGGCCAGGCACGCGTATGATCACCAAGCGATGGGACCATGCATTCTTCTGGGGCTCGCTCATCGCGACCTTCGCCCAGGGCTGCGTGCTTGGAAAGTTCGTGCTGGGATTCGCGGTGAGCGGACGGCAGTACGCCGGGACGAGCTGGGACTGGGTGCACCCCTTCGTGCTCGCGGTGGGCGTCGGGCTCGTCTTCGGCTATCTCTTGCTCGGCGCAACGTGGCTGGTGATGAAGACCGAAGGCACGCTACAGGACTGGGCGCGCACGAAAGCACGGGTGGGACTTTTCGGTACGCTCGCCTTCATCGGAATGGTGAGTCTCTGGACGCCGTTCCTCGACACGAGGATCGCCGCGCGCTGGTTTTCGTGGCCCAACCTCGCGTTCTTCGCCCCGGTGCCGATCGCAACCGCAGCGATCGCCTGGTGGCTGTGGCGGTCCCTTGCGCGCGGGCGCGACGCCGCGCCGTTCCTCGCCGCGATGGGATTGTTCGCGATGTGCTATCTCGGGCTTGCGATCAGCCTCTTCCCGTACATCGTGCCGCCGGCGATCACGCTGTGGGACGCAGCCGCCGCGCCGCAGTCGCAGGCGTTTCTGCTTATCGGTACACTGTTCTTGCTGCCGATCATCTTGATGTACACCGGCTGGTCGTACTGGGTGTTCCGCGGCAAGGTGAAAACCGAGATGCGCCATGAACACTAG